One Lactobacillus sp. ESL0785 DNA window includes the following coding sequences:
- a CDS encoding NAD(P)-dependent oxidoreductase — translation MQRSKVLVTGKVPEQVIKKLQEVFDVTYPQNRRFSRVEVLQMLPEYDGVLLVGLKGDRELIDAGSNLKIIATVGVGFDHIDIDYAQKKGIVVANTPQAVRLPTAEMAIALMLAVVRRLHVYDQDLRAGNWPDLSESQNMGMSLAGKTLGIYGMGRIGSTVGQFAQLLGMKVIYNKRHPLSSTEEQKLNVKYADFSTLIKDSDVITLHAPLTPQTEGVFDSSVFNKMKSTAYIINTARGKLINQTDLITALENKTIAGAGLDVFAEEPEVPEALGALDNVVLTPHAGTATLEARTAIANEASENIIALLRDGHAKNMVNQVAQYL, via the coding sequence ATGCAACGGTCAAAAGTATTAGTAACGGGGAAAGTTCCTGAACAAGTAATAAAAAAATTACAGGAAGTATTTGATGTTACGTATCCACAGAATAGACGGTTTTCGCGTGTGGAAGTATTGCAAATGCTGCCTGAATATGATGGCGTGCTCTTAGTAGGATTAAAAGGTGACCGCGAATTAATTGATGCGGGCTCTAATTTGAAAATTATTGCGACTGTTGGTGTCGGCTTTGATCATATTGACATTGATTATGCACAAAAAAAGGGCATTGTCGTTGCGAATACGCCACAGGCAGTGCGACTACCGACGGCTGAAATGGCAATTGCATTGATGCTTGCGGTAGTGCGCCGGTTGCATGTGTATGACCAAGATTTGCGCGCGGGCAACTGGCCCGATCTTAGTGAATCGCAAAATATGGGGATGAGCCTAGCTGGCAAAACTTTAGGTATTTATGGCATGGGAAGAATTGGTAGTACAGTTGGTCAATTTGCCCAACTATTGGGAATGAAGGTTATTTATAATAAGCGGCACCCTTTAAGTTCTACTGAAGAACAAAAACTTAATGTTAAATATGCGGATTTTTCGACTTTAATTAAAGATTCCGATGTTATTACGCTGCACGCACCATTAACGCCGCAAACCGAGGGCGTTTTTGATAGTAGTGTTTTTAATAAAATGAAATCAACTGCTTATATTATTAATACAGCGCGAGGAAAACTGATTAATCAGACGGATTTAATTACAGCTTTAGAGAATAAGACAATCGCTGGTGCTGGACTTGATGTGTTTGCGGAAGAACCTGAAGTGCCAGAAGCTTTAGGTGCATTAGATAATGTTGTGTTGACGCCGCATGCAGGCACCGCTACATTAGAAGCACGCACAGCAATTGCTAATGAGGCTTCGGAAAATATCATTGCCTTATTGCGTGATGGACATGCTAAAAACATGGTTAATCAGGTTGCGCAGTATTTATAG
- the trpX gene encoding tryptophan ABC transporter substrate-binding protein, translated as MKRMLAFISAILLFLGIDLVVAPKTASQTASKSEVVHVGILQMMTHPALDQIHHGVVAGLKEEGFTTGKNLKIDFLNAQGDQSNLKTMSQQLANKDSLLVGIATPAAQALANSAPKTTPIILAGISTPAASGLVKSEERPGGNITGTSGLNPVSKQFALLHAIMPRAKKIGIIYTSSDHGGQTNAHAFAQVVKQAGLIPKMYTIANTNDLQQVANQMVSQVDAIYAPQDNGVASAMKTLVNVANNANIPVFPCAETMMPDGGLASYVISQREMGRLAGVMAAKVLRGKKPAIYPVATVKNGYYMINEKEMRKLHIKIPAAIVRAASQHGKVIK; from the coding sequence ATGAAACGAATGCTCGCATTTATTAGTGCAATTCTATTGTTTCTTGGGATTGACTTGGTAGTGGCTCCCAAAACCGCTAGTCAAACGGCGTCTAAATCAGAGGTCGTCCATGTTGGTATTTTACAAATGATGACCCACCCAGCACTTGATCAAATTCATCACGGAGTGGTCGCCGGCTTAAAAGAGGAAGGATTTACTACCGGCAAAAATCTCAAAATTGATTTTTTGAATGCCCAAGGAGACCAAAGCAACTTAAAAACGATGTCTCAACAGTTAGCTAATAAAGATTCACTACTGGTGGGAATTGCGACCCCAGCGGCACAGGCTCTAGCTAATAGTGCCCCTAAAACAACACCAATTATTTTGGCAGGGATTTCTACCCCAGCAGCTAGCGGTTTAGTCAAAAGTGAAGAGCGCCCCGGCGGCAATATCACGGGAACATCGGGACTCAACCCAGTATCTAAGCAATTTGCATTGCTGCACGCAATTATGCCGCGAGCTAAGAAAATCGGTATTATCTATACGTCATCAGATCATGGCGGCCAGACGAATGCTCACGCGTTTGCGCAAGTTGTTAAACAGGCAGGTCTAATCCCTAAGATGTATACCATTGCCAATACCAATGATCTTCAGCAAGTAGCTAATCAAATGGTAAGCCAAGTTGATGCGATTTATGCGCCCCAAGATAATGGTGTGGCTTCGGCAATGAAGACACTGGTAAATGTTGCTAATAATGCTAATATTCCGGTCTTTCCGTGTGCAGAAACGATGATGCCTGATGGCGGTCTAGCTTCTTATGTCATTAGTCAACGAGAAATGGGCAGGCTTGCTGGCGTGATGGCTGCGAAAGTCTTGCGTGGTAAAAAACCAGCGATTTATCCAGTTGCTACGGTTAAAAATGGCTATTATATGATAAATGAAAAGGAAATGCGTAAATTACATATTAAAATTCCAGCAGCAATTGTTCGTGCTGCTAGTCAACATGGGAAGGTGATCAAATGA
- a CDS encoding MerR family transcriptional regulator has translation MKQETYAEWLNQIVKPDKIYLSIRDAARASDVSDTQVRYWIKMGYLKTTKAENGAIKLPFNQIAKIRMIKFFLNEGYTLPAAAKKMTEYQKNVHSLLHLFLGSIHGIKQENDQTIFDLGPLATNPKQHIYGIESQEDIKFVLKEKK, from the coding sequence ATGAAACAAGAGACTTATGCCGAATGGCTGAACCAAATCGTTAAACCTGATAAAATTTACCTTAGTATTCGTGATGCCGCCAGAGCAAGCGATGTCTCTGATACTCAGGTACGCTACTGGATCAAGATGGGCTACCTTAAAACTACTAAAGCAGAAAATGGCGCAATTAAGCTGCCCTTTAATCAAATTGCAAAAATTAGAATGATTAAATTCTTTTTGAATGAAGGGTATACTTTACCTGCAGCAGCTAAAAAGATGACCGAATATCAAAAAAATGTCCACTCACTCCTGCACCTATTCTTAGGTAGTATTCATGGCATTAAACAAGAAAACGACCAGACAATTTTTGATTTAGGGCCCCTAGCTACTAACCCTAAACAGCATATTTATGGTATCGAAAGCCAAGAAGATATCAAATTTGTTTTAAAAGAAAAAAAATAA
- a CDS encoding DeoR/GlpR family DNA-binding transcription regulator: protein MKNSYQEIKNRRKKIIDLLNHEKNISLDDLSKKLGVSIMTVRRDCSNLANQGQIEQEKGIISLVKPEEIPFTDSVSYIKQRIGKEASSHIEKHNWVFINSSTTAFEAIPYLLKKDVNILTNNGYAGNLDMHASNSKIILSGGNVSRKMIMSGDLAVEPFLKIYADWAIIGCAGLSLSRGVATPFIEEAKVNEAIIKHARKLIVVADYSKFSQFSNFTICQATDIDLLITDSFTPKDIIAGFIKAGIQVIQVQL from the coding sequence ATGAAGAATTCATACCAAGAAATTAAAAATAGAAGAAAAAAAATTATTGATTTACTTAATCATGAAAAAAACATTTCATTAGATGATCTCAGTAAAAAGCTCGGTGTCTCAATCATGACCGTTCGCCGAGATTGCAGCAATTTAGCTAATCAAGGGCAAATAGAACAGGAAAAAGGCATTATTTCACTAGTTAAACCAGAAGAAATCCCCTTTACAGATTCCGTCAGTTATATCAAGCAACGAATTGGTAAAGAAGCCTCGTCTCATATTGAAAAGCATAATTGGGTTTTTATTAATTCAAGTACAACCGCATTTGAAGCAATACCATATTTATTGAAAAAAGACGTTAATATTCTAACTAATAACGGTTATGCCGGAAACTTAGACATGCATGCCAGCAATAGCAAAATTATCTTGAGCGGCGGTAATGTCAGCCGCAAAATGATTATGAGCGGTGACTTAGCAGTCGAACCCTTCTTAAAAATTTATGCCGATTGGGCAATTATTGGTTGCGCCGGACTTAGTTTAAGTCGTGGAGTTGCTACACCATTTATTGAAGAAGCCAAAGTTAATGAGGCAATTATCAAGCACGCACGCAAACTGATTGTGGTTGCAGATTATAGTAAATTCAGCCAATTTTCTAACTTCACAATTTGTCAGGCAACCGACATTGACTTGCTAATCACTGACTCTTTTACACCCAAGGACATTATTGCCGGCTTTATTAAAGCTGGAATTCAAGTCATTCAGGTTCAGCTATAA
- the ulaG gene encoding L-ascorbate 6-phosphate lactonase, protein MTKPTNINEVTPAVFAENNFPEWGTYLNEQIAEKKVPENSFSIWWLGCMGMWLKTHEGTNIAIDMWNGTGKHTHGDGKMRKGHQMMRMTGGEALQPNMRNKPYVIDPFAIRDLDALCVTHTHHDHLDIYTAACVNKFCPNAKFIGPQGVADEWKSWGVPEEKIIVVKPGDEVKVGAVTIKALEAFDRTELVTEDDPNVKLAGTKPKEMAKLAVNYLLETSGGNLYHSGDSHYSNTYVKHGNENKIDVTLCAYGENPRGITDKLDDSQVLRMGEALNTKVIIPMHYDIWTNIYSDPKDILALWSRKKYRLQYKFKPYIWQVGGEFDYPQDKDNFEYMYDRGFHDAFKNDPDLPFPELL, encoded by the coding sequence ATGACAAAACCTACAAATATAAACGAAGTTACACCTGCTGTTTTTGCAGAAAACAATTTTCCTGAATGGGGAACATATTTAAATGAGCAAATTGCCGAAAAGAAAGTGCCAGAAAATTCATTTTCAATTTGGTGGCTTGGCTGTATGGGCATGTGGCTGAAGACTCATGAAGGAACAAATATTGCCATTGATATGTGGAATGGTACAGGTAAGCATACACATGGTGACGGCAAGATGCGTAAAGGACACCAAATGATGCGGATGACTGGTGGTGAAGCCTTGCAGCCTAACATGCGCAATAAGCCATACGTTATTGATCCTTTTGCAATTAGAGATTTGGACGCTTTGTGTGTAACCCATACGCACCACGATCATTTGGATATTTATACTGCAGCTTGTGTAAACAAGTTCTGTCCTAATGCTAAATTTATTGGGCCTCAGGGAGTTGCTGATGAATGGAAGTCATGGGGCGTTCCTGAAGAAAAAATTATCGTAGTCAAACCAGGTGATGAAGTTAAAGTTGGTGCTGTAACTATTAAGGCTTTGGAAGCTTTTGACAGAACCGAACTAGTAACTGAAGATGATCCTAATGTTAAATTAGCTGGTACTAAGCCAAAAGAAATGGCCAAGTTAGCAGTAAATTATCTGCTTGAGACTTCAGGAGGTAATTTGTATCACTCAGGTGACTCACACTATTCTAATACTTATGTTAAACATGGTAATGAAAATAAGATTGACGTTACTTTGTGTGCTTATGGTGAAAATCCACGTGGTATCACTGACAAGTTGGATGATTCCCAAGTATTGCGGATGGGTGAAGCTCTGAATACTAAGGTAATTATTCCAATGCACTATGATATCTGGACCAATATTTATAGTGATCCGAAAGATATTTTAGCTCTGTGGAGTCGGAAGAAGTACCGTCTGCAATACAAGTTTAAGCCATATATTTGGCAAGTTGGCGGTGAATTTGATTATCCACAAGACAAAGATAATTTTGAGTATATGTATGATCGCGGCTTCCACGATGCCTTTAAGAATGATCCAGATTTACCATTCCCAGAATTATTATAA
- a CDS encoding ABC transporter permease codes for MNLITSSIGQGLLWALLGLALFLTFRILNFPDMTVEGTFPLGAAITVTAITKGASPLMATFLGFLGGAAGGLITGLLYTKGNIPILLAGILVMTGCLSVNLRIMGGSNVSLLGQKTFFSAKIFQSLPRYFDSVLIGGGTIILITILIALFLETDLGQAFIVTGDNQMMARSLGINTDNMTILGLTLSNGLVGLAGALIAQNNGYADANMGIGIIVIALASIIIGEVVFGYLTLNQRLIAVILGSIIYRFVLLIVLQLGFSTNDLNLISAIILAICLMLPKLRHALKLDGILRKGVSQNGK; via the coding sequence ATGAATTTAATAACTTCAAGTATTGGGCAAGGATTATTATGGGCTCTACTAGGGCTTGCCTTATTTTTAACATTTCGCATTTTAAATTTTCCTGATATGACGGTTGAAGGGACATTCCCACTAGGTGCTGCCATTACAGTGACGGCAATTACTAAGGGGGCATCGCCATTGATGGCTACTTTCCTAGGATTTTTAGGCGGCGCGGCTGGCGGGTTAATTACCGGCTTACTTTATACCAAAGGTAACATTCCAATTTTGCTGGCGGGAATCTTGGTAATGACGGGCTGCTTATCGGTTAACTTGCGAATTATGGGCGGCTCAAATGTTTCATTGCTAGGGCAAAAGACCTTTTTCTCAGCTAAAATCTTCCAATCACTTCCACGGTATTTCGATAGTGTACTAATTGGCGGCGGGACAATTATTCTAATTACTATATTAATCGCTTTGTTTTTAGAAACTGATTTAGGACAAGCCTTCATTGTAACAGGTGATAACCAAATGATGGCGCGGTCACTAGGGATTAATACCGATAATATGACCATTTTAGGTTTAACTTTGTCTAACGGCCTAGTTGGTCTAGCTGGTGCCTTAATTGCGCAAAATAATGGTTATGCGGATGCCAATATGGGTATTGGAATTATCGTAATCGCGTTAGCTTCAATTATTATCGGTGAAGTAGTCTTCGGCTATTTAACGCTTAATCAGCGGTTAATTGCCGTAATTTTAGGTAGTATCATTTATCGTTTTGTCTTATTAATTGTTCTGCAATTAGGCTTTTCAACTAATGACCTAAATTTGATTTCGGCCATTATTTTAGCAATCTGTCTAATGCTACCCAAATTACGACATGCGTTAAAGTTGGACGGAATTTTACGTAAAGGGGTGAGCCAAAATGGAAAATAA
- a CDS encoding DUF4811 domain-containing protein: MILATLVIGALAAFISYIFIKTPKWRIIATIVSAVILISSLVFLTLNSHDHYGMHQETTTKTVQVYPASTKNGLNMVLYKPVGTNGKETVVVYKKTLDQKKPSHTQANELTAANNHVKRVSGDTATLKVKETRWRFDSSAAKLWFGVSGLENKLVKRSNTFYLPKAWFYLSTDQAKAMQKKMSAMKSKAAQQKLKQQAQQYVMAQIKQAMMKNPALATDKAKQASLAKQYVQKFQQQMFKKVIKSLK, encoded by the coding sequence ATGATTTTAGCAACATTAGTTATTGGAGCACTTGCAGCTTTTATCAGTTATATCTTTATTAAAACGCCTAAATGGCGAATTATAGCAACAATCGTTTCAGCAGTAATTTTAATTAGTTCACTTGTCTTCTTAACTTTGAACAGCCATGACCATTATGGTATGCATCAGGAAACGACAACTAAGACTGTGCAAGTTTATCCAGCAAGTACTAAGAATGGCTTGAATATGGTTCTGTATAAGCCAGTTGGAACCAATGGTAAAGAAACAGTTGTCGTTTATAAGAAGACCTTAGACCAAAAGAAGCCTAGTCATACACAAGCTAATGAATTAACGGCAGCGAATAACCACGTTAAGCGTGTATCAGGTGACACGGCAACGTTAAAGGTTAAGGAAACTCGTTGGCGCTTTGATTCAAGTGCAGCTAAGTTGTGGTTTGGTGTTTCTGGTTTAGAAAATAAATTAGTTAAACGTTCAAATACATTCTATTTACCTAAAGCTTGGTTCTATTTATCAACTGATCAAGCTAAGGCAATGCAAAAGAAAATGTCAGCCATGAAGTCTAAAGCAGCTCAGCAAAAGCTGAAACAGCAGGCACAGCAATATGTAATGGCACAAATTAAGCAAGCTATGATGAAGAATCCGGCTTTGGCAACTGATAAAGCTAAGCAGGCTAGCCTAGCTAAACAATACGTTCAAAAATTTCAACAGCAAATGTTTAAAAAGGTTATTAAATCTTTAAAATAA
- a CDS encoding PTS sugar transporter subunit IIA, translated as MLRYFLENHLINISSKHPKDWEEAIRISGEVMKSNGLVTDKYIDQVIADVKEYGPYIVIVPGVAMPHSQADSSGVLGTGIGLTIFPQAISFDQNDPEKDAQLFFMLAAKDNKQHMENIANLSNMLMEDGLIADLRQVKNLQDYQQVMAKYELNKEESR; from the coding sequence ATGTTACGTTACTTTTTAGAAAATCATTTGATTAATATCAGTTCAAAACACCCTAAAGATTGGGAAGAAGCTATCAGAATTTCTGGTGAAGTGATGAAATCAAATGGTCTTGTTACTGACAAATATATTGATCAAGTAATTGCTGATGTGAAGGAATATGGTCCATATATTGTTATTGTACCTGGGGTTGCAATGCCTCATTCACAAGCAGATAGTTCAGGTGTTTTGGGGACTGGAATTGGTCTAACGATTTTTCCACAGGCGATTTCCTTCGATCAAAATGATCCAGAAAAGGATGCACAATTATTCTTTATGTTAGCTGCTAAGGATAATAAGCAACATATGGAAAATATTGCTAATTTATCCAATATGCTAATGGAAGATGGCTTAATTGCTGATCTGCGACAAGTAAAGAATTTACAAGATTACCAGCAGGTAATGGCTAAGTATGAGTTAAATAAGGAAGAGAGTAGGTAA
- a CDS encoding MDR family MFS transporter, producing MLIIVLLVGTFCTVLNQTLLSTALPKLMSTFNISTATAQWLTTGFLMVNGIMIPLSAYLATTINTKWLYTGAMVIFLGGTILAYSAPNFGTLLTARLIQAVGVGISMPLLQTIMLSIFPANSRGAALGLVGIVVGVAPAIGPTLSGWIIDNYNWRVLFGMLIPLMVIVIVLSLFFMKPVLKTTKQKLDWLSLTLSTVGFGSLLYGFSAAGNDGWDAKNVDIALVVGVIVTALFVWRQLVIPKPFLQLRVFKTKEFTLASVMASISTIAMLGVESVLPLYLQIVHGMSAFNSGLTLLAGAVVMTLMSPITGRLFDEIGGKRLVTLGMSLLILGTLPFLWLTLDTPDIYIVFLYAIRMFGISMITMPVTTSGMNALPDDLIADGTASNNTVRQIASSIGSAIMITLLTNVTNAKAPTKSLLKAAPFSYKQKYLTATLDGYHVAFMFSLVFAVIGLCLSFFLKDKRTPSHDIKLEGGE from the coding sequence ATGTTGATTATTGTGCTTTTAGTCGGAACCTTTTGTACGGTTTTGAACCAAACGCTACTTTCAACTGCATTACCTAAATTAATGTCGACGTTTAATATTTCAACTGCTACAGCACAATGGTTGACAACTGGGTTCTTGATGGTTAACGGAATCATGATACCGTTATCAGCGTACTTAGCAACTACAATTAACACTAAGTGGTTGTACACAGGTGCCATGGTAATTTTCCTTGGTGGTACAATTTTAGCTTATAGTGCACCTAACTTTGGTACATTGCTGACAGCACGTTTAATTCAGGCTGTTGGGGTTGGTATTTCAATGCCACTGTTGCAGACAATTATGTTATCAATCTTCCCAGCTAATTCACGTGGGGCTGCCTTAGGTCTTGTAGGAATTGTCGTTGGGGTTGCACCAGCAATCGGGCCAACCTTATCTGGCTGGATTATTGATAATTACAACTGGCGTGTTCTGTTTGGCATGTTAATTCCATTAATGGTGATCGTTATTGTACTGTCACTCTTCTTCATGAAGCCGGTACTTAAAACAACTAAGCAAAAGCTTGATTGGCTATCATTAACACTCTCAACAGTGGGATTTGGTAGTTTACTTTATGGTTTTTCTGCTGCTGGTAATGATGGCTGGGATGCAAAGAATGTTGATATTGCCCTAGTTGTTGGTGTTATTGTAACGGCACTATTTGTTTGGCGGCAATTAGTAATTCCTAAGCCATTCTTACAATTGCGGGTATTTAAGACTAAGGAATTTACTTTGGCATCAGTAATGGCTTCAATTTCCACCATTGCGATGTTAGGGGTTGAATCTGTCTTACCATTATATTTGCAAATTGTTCACGGCATGAGTGCATTTAACTCAGGTTTAACTTTGCTTGCCGGTGCTGTGGTGATGACTTTAATGAGTCCAATTACCGGTCGCTTATTTGATGAAATTGGTGGTAAACGCTTAGTTACATTGGGTATGTCCTTACTTATTTTAGGGACGTTGCCATTTTTATGGTTGACTTTGGATACACCAGATATCTACATTGTCTTCTTATATGCAATTAGAATGTTTGGTATTTCAATGATTACGATGCCGGTAACTACTTCAGGAATGAATGCTTTGCCGGATGACTTAATCGCTGACGGGACAGCTTCAAATAATACAGTGCGGCAGATTGCTTCATCAATTGGTTCGGCAATTATGATTACTTTATTAACTAATGTTACTAATGCTAAGGCACCAACTAAGTCGTTATTAAAGGCAGCACCGTTTAGCTATAAGCAAAAGTACTTAACTGCAACTTTAGACGGATACCATGTAGCATTCATGTTCTCATTAGTCTTTGCAGTTATCGGTTTATGTCTTTCATTCTTCTTAAAGGATAAACGGACACCTAGTCATGATATTAAATTAGAAGGCGGTGAATAA
- a CDS encoding ATP-binding cassette domain-containing protein yields MENKQAVLTLDKVTTTVNQHTPAEAKILRNLSLTINQGDFITIVGANGAGKSTLFNTISGLIIPTAGRILHQGQEITYQSVEKRTSFISRVFQDPKMGTAPRMTVAENILLAKKRGERRGLHLRKLAAHKKQLREIAAQMGNSLTDKLDTPTEHLSGGQRQTLSFLMATIKRPDILLLDEHTAALDPKTSRELMAQTSQIVTAQKLTCLMITHSMEDALKYGNRLLVLRSGQVVADLSNEQKAKLNLDELMATFNDTDA; encoded by the coding sequence ATGGAAAATAAGCAGGCAGTTTTGACTTTGGATAAAGTGACAACCACTGTTAACCAGCACACACCGGCAGAAGCAAAAATTTTGCGGAATTTGTCGTTAACAATTAATCAAGGCGATTTTATTACCATTGTGGGTGCCAATGGTGCTGGTAAATCAACGCTTTTTAATACTATCAGCGGGTTAATTATCCCGACAGCAGGCAGAATATTGCATCAGGGACAGGAGATTACCTACCAATCAGTTGAAAAAAGAACCAGCTTCATCAGTCGCGTTTTTCAAGATCCCAAGATGGGAACAGCACCGCGAATGACGGTTGCGGAAAATATTTTACTCGCTAAAAAGCGGGGCGAGCGACGCGGGTTACACTTGCGCAAGTTGGCTGCTCATAAAAAGCAATTGCGCGAAATCGCGGCCCAGATGGGTAATTCTTTGACTGATAAATTGGATACGCCAACAGAGCATCTGTCAGGTGGTCAAAGACAGACACTAAGCTTTTTGATGGCGACAATTAAACGCCCAGATATTCTCTTATTAGATGAACATACAGCAGCGCTAGATCCGAAAACTAGTCGTGAGTTAATGGCGCAGACCAGCCAAATTGTAACCGCGCAAAAGTTAACCTGCTTAATGATTACCCACAGCATGGAAGATGCGCTTAAATATGGCAATCGGTTGCTGGTTTTGCGCTCTGGTCAAGTAGTAGCTGACCTTAGCAATGAACAAAAAGCAAAGCTGAATTTGGACGAATTAATGGCAACCTTTAATGATACTGACGCTTAA
- a CDS encoding amidohydrolase family protein codes for MKKIDGHLHLVRSLAGFNGKGSLTALGNGRAIWDNDQTVIKLLPDGWGDDTFTAESALKVLAANGIDKAVLLQGSLYGFQNYYSYQAVKKYPDHFIGTFSVDPFSEFYMQIVKRYVEKLGFRAMKFEISQGGGLTGYHLTTPFRLDTDLRIGRIFHYLSDYPGFVVTVDYGDYTQASYQPEAIANLAKMYPKLDFVVCHLSFPNADHLNRLQAALNEWQPYSNIYTDIAAIQDIENETAEPFLRCQQDVALAKKILGAKRIIWGSDAPWSATFNSYHSLSTWLERTSIFTTEELTDVMYNNAERIYFKKTAIAAVEAASDPAMKV; via the coding sequence ATGAAAAAGATTGATGGGCACTTGCACTTAGTGCGTTCACTTGCCGGCTTTAATGGTAAAGGTAGTCTAACAGCTTTAGGCAATGGTCGCGCGATTTGGGATAATGATCAAACAGTAATTAAGTTACTTCCAGATGGCTGGGGAGATGATACTTTTACTGCTGAGTCAGCGCTAAAAGTCTTGGCAGCTAATGGGATTGATAAAGCCGTTTTGCTGCAAGGCAGTTTATACGGCTTTCAGAATTATTATTCTTATCAAGCAGTTAAAAAGTATCCTGACCACTTTATTGGTACCTTTTCTGTCGATCCCTTTAGTGAATTTTACATGCAAATTGTTAAACGATATGTTGAAAAACTGGGCTTTAGGGCAATGAAGTTTGAAATCAGTCAGGGTGGTGGCCTGACAGGTTATCATTTAACAACACCGTTTCGCTTGGATACGGATCTGCGTATTGGCCGCATTTTTCACTATCTTAGTGATTATCCCGGCTTTGTGGTAACGGTTGACTATGGTGATTATACACAAGCTAGTTATCAGCCAGAAGCAATTGCCAACTTGGCTAAAATGTACCCCAAGCTGGATTTTGTGGTTTGTCATTTGTCGTTTCCCAATGCAGATCATTTAAATCGTCTACAAGCTGCACTTAATGAGTGGCAGCCGTATTCGAATATCTATACTGATATTGCGGCAATTCAGGATATTGAAAATGAAACTGCGGAGCCATTCTTGCGTTGTCAACAAGATGTTGCTCTAGCTAAAAAGATCTTGGGTGCTAAGCGAATTATTTGGGGCAGTGATGCACCATGGTCAGCCACGTTTAATTCTTACCATAGTTTGTCAACTTGGTTAGAACGCACGTCAATTTTTACAACCGAAGAACTAACGGATGTGATGTACAATAATGCTGAACGGATTTATTTTAAAAAGACAGCAATTGCAGCTGTTGAGGCAGCTAGTGATCCAGCTATGAAAGTTTAG